The following proteins come from a genomic window of Streptomyces sp. NBC_00539:
- a CDS encoding FAD-binding oxidoreductase: MSLHRRLVLISAAAAALSTVGAGARASSRKPSGGPDFGALARAMDGRVIVPGDREYPQARQLFQPRYDTVVPGAVAYPAHAGDVAVCLEFARRCAVPVVPRGGGHSYAGWSTTAAGLVVDVGAMAALAVEGDRVRIGAGARLGGLNTALAARGLGIPTGLCPSVGIAGLTLGGGMGLTSRAYGTTSDALTGVRVVTPDGVIRDADADRDPDLFWALRGGGGGNFGVVTEFRFRTHPVGDVASAELRWPGDDSAAVLEGWQRWLGGLPDPFWSHLEFLIEAGGDDAPAVRVLCFDGRHELERELTRLSDLVGREPRDGSVTVRGYGDTVRAMSGCADADEAQCHVQGTLPGREPRGRVGRHSCAARSDFWAEPGLAEAAVRAVLAAVRRYREAVPAGGRGVVQFLGECGGAMNRPAATDTAFAHRDHAFLAQYLAYWPDSARAAEVARHQEWLDGLWRDLRPWASGSAYQNYVDPKLTGWREAYYGANLARLEEVRRTYDPARLFRFPQAI; this comes from the coding sequence ATGAGTCTCCACCGCCGTCTGGTCCTGATAAGCGCGGCCGCCGCCGCACTCTCCACCGTGGGGGCGGGTGCCCGGGCTTCCTCCCGCAAGCCTTCGGGCGGCCCCGACTTCGGTGCGCTGGCCCGGGCGATGGACGGCCGGGTGATCGTCCCCGGCGACCGGGAGTATCCGCAGGCCCGGCAGCTGTTCCAGCCGCGCTACGACACCGTCGTCCCGGGCGCCGTCGCCTACCCGGCCCACGCGGGTGACGTGGCCGTCTGCCTGGAATTCGCCCGGCGCTGCGCCGTACCCGTGGTGCCGCGCGGCGGCGGTCACAGCTACGCGGGCTGGTCCACCACCGCTGCCGGGCTCGTGGTCGACGTCGGGGCCATGGCCGCACTGGCCGTCGAGGGGGACCGGGTCCGGATCGGCGCCGGAGCCCGGCTCGGCGGCCTGAACACCGCCCTCGCCGCCCGGGGCCTCGGCATCCCGACCGGTCTGTGCCCTTCCGTCGGGATCGCCGGGCTGACGCTCGGCGGGGGCATGGGCCTGACCTCACGGGCCTACGGGACCACCTCCGACGCCCTGACCGGGGTCCGGGTGGTCACCCCGGACGGAGTGATCCGCGACGCCGACGCCGACCGGGACCCCGACCTGTTCTGGGCGCTGCGCGGCGGCGGGGGCGGCAACTTCGGCGTCGTGACCGAGTTCCGCTTCCGCACGCACCCGGTCGGTGACGTCGCCTCCGCGGAACTGCGCTGGCCCGGTGACGACTCCGCGGCGGTGCTCGAAGGCTGGCAACGCTGGCTGGGCGGGCTCCCGGACCCGTTCTGGAGCCACCTGGAGTTCCTCATCGAAGCGGGCGGCGACGACGCCCCGGCCGTCAGGGTGCTGTGCTTCGACGGACGCCACGAGCTGGAGCGGGAGTTGACCCGGCTGTCCGACCTGGTGGGACGCGAGCCGCGGGACGGCTCGGTCACCGTACGCGGCTACGGCGACACCGTGCGGGCCATGTCGGGGTGCGCCGACGCCGACGAGGCCCAGTGCCACGTGCAGGGCACGCTGCCCGGCCGGGAGCCGCGGGGCCGGGTCGGCCGGCACTCCTGCGCGGCCCGCTCCGACTTCTGGGCCGAGCCGGGGCTCGCGGAGGCGGCCGTCCGGGCGGTGCTGGCCGCCGTACGCCGCTACCGGGAGGCGGTCCCCGCGGGCGGCCGCGGGGTGGTGCAGTTCCTCGGCGAGTGCGGCGGCGCGATGAACCGGCCGGCCGCCACCGACACCGCCTTCGCCCACCGCGACCACGCCTTCCTCGCCCAGTACCTCGCCTATTGGCCCGACTCCGCGCGGGCCGCCGAGGTGGCCCGGCACCAGGAGTGGCTGGACGGGCTCTGGCGGGACCTGCGGCCCTGGGCGAGCGGCAGCGCGTACCAGAACTACGTCGATCCGAAGCTCACCGGCTGGCGCGAGGCCTACTACGGCGCGAACCTCGCCCGGCTGGAAGAAGTCCGGCGCACCTACGACCCCGCCAGGCTGTTCCGCTTTCCCCAAGCCATCTAG
- a CDS encoding AEC family transporter, whose translation MGGTAALEKLVPVLLAFGGGVLLARRKIVPAEASKVFADYAFLFAVPCYLFGNIYASDLAALFDWRAIGGYAATAAVAVLCVVLGAVAYGIREPRAVALRVMAGVQVNTAYFAVPVFITVFGTAAPIFPVLLFQVCVLSLVVIAIMELGRAGAGAAGPGTRLARAVRASLITPLVLACNAGIAFNLLSVHLPKVVLDGAAFVGDSASPVALFALGLHLGGTGLALRDTTREEMALVAVKCLGFPLLAWLVCGALFGVRGDWLAYLVLIAAMPTPQNLFIFAQRYDVGVGLSASVVIKSSVVSILLLPLWLQAVVS comes from the coding sequence ATGGGCGGGACGGCCGCACTCGAAAAGCTGGTGCCGGTACTCCTGGCCTTCGGCGGAGGGGTGCTGCTCGCACGCCGCAAGATCGTCCCGGCCGAGGCGTCGAAGGTGTTCGCCGACTACGCGTTCCTCTTCGCGGTTCCCTGCTACCTGTTCGGCAACATCTACGCCAGCGACCTCGCCGCCCTGTTCGACTGGCGCGCGATCGGCGGCTACGCGGCGACCGCGGCCGTCGCGGTGCTCTGCGTGGTACTCGGCGCGGTCGCCTACGGCATACGCGAGCCCCGTGCCGTCGCGCTGCGCGTCATGGCCGGGGTGCAGGTGAACACCGCCTACTTCGCCGTCCCCGTCTTCATCACCGTCTTCGGGACCGCGGCGCCCATCTTCCCGGTGCTGCTGTTCCAGGTCTGCGTGCTGTCCCTCGTCGTCATCGCCATCATGGAGCTCGGCCGCGCGGGCGCCGGCGCCGCGGGCCCCGGGACCCGCCTCGCCCGGGCGGTCCGGGCCTCCCTGATCACCCCCCTCGTGCTGGCCTGCAACGCGGGCATCGCGTTCAACCTGCTGTCGGTGCACCTGCCCAAGGTGGTGCTCGACGGAGCGGCCTTCGTCGGCGACAGCGCGTCCCCCGTCGCCCTGTTCGCGCTCGGCCTGCACCTGGGCGGCACCGGCCTCGCGCTGCGGGACACCACGCGCGAGGAGATGGCGCTGGTCGCCGTCAAGTGCCTCGGTTTCCCGCTGCTGGCGTGGCTGGTCTGCGGGGCCCTGTTCGGCGTCCGCGGCGACTGGCTCGCCTACCTCGTGCTGATCGCCGCGATGCCGACCCCGCAGAACCTGTTCATCTTCGCGCAGCGCTACGACGTGGGGGTCGGCCTCTCGGCCTCCGTCGTGATCAAGAGTTCCGTCGTGTCCATCCTGCTGCTGCCCCTCTGGTTGCAGGCCGTCGTCTCCTGA
- a CDS encoding sensor histidine kinase produces the protein MSDAPGPTAPPPAPVRGPRKATRFAVVLRTPARPGEPLFSRAPKRWQRWMPLVVTGVFVVTLLPVTISVLSGDYGAAGGWAGALGVAQTVPLLLAVTRPLPAWGMVLLADTLGAALLIHADKVAGHAWPWTPMAIVGYLLLMVCLGLRESVRTLVGVWLVTGAVGVVLGFFAPDGVMNTVALLFVLAGTFLALTGALRLLGDAQQRITEQEDISEAERSRRTLLEERARIARELHDVVAHHMSMITVQADSAPYRLPGMGEPVREEFAAIAAAARESLGEMRRLLTVLRGDGGDGPAGERAPQPGIDRLQQLVEATVRAGQPVELSLAAGAARGVPPAVDLSAYRIVQEALANVVRHAPGATTRVSVSRSPGEPDEVLVLVVNGPARDALVAVETSGTGHGLVGMRERVRLTGGTLDTGPLPEGGFRVAARLPVNPPAEEPS, from the coding sequence ATGAGCGACGCACCCGGGCCGACGGCCCCTCCCCCCGCCCCCGTCCGGGGACCGCGCAAGGCCACCCGGTTCGCCGTGGTGCTGCGCACGCCGGCCCGGCCCGGGGAGCCACTCTTCTCGCGGGCGCCGAAGCGCTGGCAGCGGTGGATGCCGCTCGTCGTCACCGGCGTGTTCGTCGTGACGCTGCTGCCGGTGACCATCTCGGTGCTGAGCGGCGACTACGGGGCGGCCGGCGGCTGGGCGGGGGCGCTGGGCGTGGCGCAGACGGTGCCGCTGCTGCTCGCCGTCACCCGGCCGCTGCCGGCCTGGGGCATGGTGCTGCTCGCGGACACCCTCGGGGCGGCGCTGCTGATCCACGCCGACAAGGTGGCGGGGCACGCCTGGCCGTGGACGCCGATGGCCATCGTCGGCTACCTGCTGCTGATGGTCTGCCTGGGGCTGCGCGAGTCCGTGCGGACCCTGGTCGGGGTGTGGCTGGTGACCGGCGCCGTCGGCGTGGTGCTGGGCTTCTTCGCGCCCGACGGGGTGATGAACACCGTCGCGCTCCTCTTCGTACTCGCCGGCACCTTCCTCGCGCTGACGGGGGCACTGCGCCTGCTGGGCGACGCGCAGCAGCGGATCACGGAGCAGGAGGACATCAGCGAGGCGGAACGGTCACGGCGCACCCTGCTGGAGGAACGGGCCCGCATCGCCCGGGAGTTGCACGACGTGGTGGCGCACCACATGTCGATGATCACGGTGCAGGCCGATTCCGCGCCCTACCGGCTGCCCGGCATGGGGGAGCCGGTGCGGGAGGAGTTCGCGGCGATCGCGGCGGCCGCCCGCGAGTCGCTGGGCGAGATGCGGCGGCTGCTGACGGTGCTGCGCGGCGACGGCGGCGACGGACCGGCCGGTGAACGGGCGCCGCAGCCGGGGATCGACCGGCTCCAGCAGCTGGTGGAGGCCACCGTACGGGCGGGGCAGCCGGTGGAGTTGTCCCTGGCGGCGGGGGCGGCGCGGGGCGTGCCGCCGGCGGTGGACCTGTCGGCGTACCGGATCGTCCAGGAGGCGCTGGCCAATGTGGTGCGGCACGCGCCGGGGGCGACGACCCGGGTCTCGGTGAGCCGGTCCCCCGGCGAGCCGGACGAAGTGCTCGTGCTGGTCGTCAACGGCCCGGCGCGCGACGCCCTGGTGGCGGTGGAGACCTCGGGGACGGGCCACGGTCTGGTGGGGATGCGCGAGCGCGTACGGTTGACGGGCGGGACGCTCGACACCGGCCCGCTGCCGGAGGGCGGCTTCCGCGTCGCCGCCCGCCTGCCCGTGAACCCCCCGGCCGAGGAGCCCAGTTGA
- a CDS encoding response regulator transcription factor, translated as MTIRVIIVDDQAMVRAGFAALLCAQADIDVVGEAPDGREGVRVARTVHPDVVLMDVRMPEMDGLAAAREILTPPAGVVHRPKVLMLTTFDIDDYVYEALRAGASGFLLKDAPPADLIAAVRIVASGEALLAPSVTRRLIADFVERRPAPRKDPALRLNGLTPRETEVLELIARGLSNQEIAGHLVVAEQTVKTHIGRVLAKLDLRDRAQAVIFAYEAGLVRPGDGA; from the coding sequence TTGACCATCCGTGTGATCATCGTCGACGACCAGGCGATGGTACGCGCCGGGTTCGCCGCCCTGCTCTGCGCCCAGGCCGACATCGATGTGGTGGGCGAGGCGCCGGACGGCCGGGAAGGGGTGCGGGTCGCGCGCACCGTGCACCCGGACGTGGTGCTGATGGACGTACGGATGCCGGAGATGGACGGCCTCGCGGCGGCGCGGGAGATCCTCACCCCGCCGGCGGGCGTGGTCCACCGGCCGAAGGTGCTGATGCTGACCACGTTCGACATCGACGACTACGTGTACGAGGCGCTGCGCGCGGGCGCGTCCGGCTTCCTCCTCAAGGACGCTCCGCCGGCCGATCTGATCGCCGCGGTGCGGATCGTCGCCTCGGGCGAGGCGCTGCTGGCGCCGTCGGTGACGCGCCGGCTGATCGCGGACTTCGTGGAGCGGCGGCCGGCGCCCCGCAAGGACCCGGCGCTACGGCTGAACGGCCTGACTCCCCGTGAGACCGAGGTACTGGAGCTCATCGCGCGCGGTCTGTCGAACCAGGAGATCGCCGGGCACCTGGTGGTGGCGGAGCAGACGGTCAAGACGCACATCGGGCGGGTGCTGGCCAAGCTGGACCTGCGGGACCGGGCCCAGGCGGTGATCTTCGCCTACGAGGCGGGTCTGGTCCGGCCCGGAGACGGCGCCTGA
- a CDS encoding alpha/beta hydrolase yields the protein MRRFGRTLAAAALVATLVAGTAGWAGADSVTPVTGPPPGTAAWLGDPLPGRPLPDPATASAPEVARFFAGLDDTVRAELLRRHPLVVGNLDGAPLTLRYEANRLAITATGEARYSSLARPGRQILAFDPRGRGQVAEVFGDLEHAAHVAVVVPGSDSDASGHDTARGPAAGPAAMARALRTATDGSATAVVAWTGYTTPVGIGLDAAGGRLAEAGAVRLARFTAGLDAVGAPDPALFCHSYGSVVCGLSAPYTDAADIVVFGSPGMRAANAAALRTGARVWAARGPSDWIADIPNVELAGLGHGADPTSAAFGARRVPAADVEGHTGYFAPGTRSLAAFAAIATGDVR from the coding sequence ATGCGCCGCTTCGGAAGGACGCTGGCCGCCGCCGCACTGGTGGCGACGCTGGTCGCGGGCACCGCCGGATGGGCGGGCGCGGACAGCGTCACGCCGGTCACCGGTCCGCCGCCGGGCACCGCCGCCTGGCTGGGCGACCCGCTGCCGGGCCGGCCGCTGCCCGACCCGGCGACCGCGTCGGCGCCCGAGGTCGCACGGTTCTTCGCCGGGCTCGACGACACCGTGCGTGCAGAACTCCTGCGCCGCCACCCGCTGGTGGTGGGCAATCTCGACGGGGCACCGCTCACCCTGCGGTACGAGGCCAACCGGCTGGCGATCACCGCCACGGGCGAGGCCCGGTACTCCTCCCTGGCCCGTCCCGGCCGGCAGATCCTCGCCTTCGACCCGCGCGGGCGGGGCCAGGTCGCCGAGGTGTTCGGGGACCTGGAACACGCGGCCCACGTGGCGGTGGTCGTCCCCGGCTCCGACAGCGACGCCTCCGGCCACGACACCGCTCGGGGGCCCGCCGCCGGCCCCGCCGCAATGGCCCGGGCGCTGCGCACAGCGACCGACGGCTCCGCCACCGCCGTGGTGGCGTGGACGGGCTACACCACCCCGGTCGGCATCGGCCTGGACGCGGCCGGCGGGCGGCTGGCCGAGGCGGGCGCCGTGCGCCTGGCCCGGTTCACGGCCGGGCTCGACGCGGTCGGCGCCCCCGACCCGGCGCTGTTCTGCCACAGCTACGGCTCGGTGGTGTGCGGGCTCTCGGCCCCGTACACGGACGCCGCCGACATCGTCGTGTTCGGCTCGCCCGGCATGCGGGCCGCCAACGCCGCCGCTCTGCGCACCGGTGCCCGCGTCTGGGCGGCCCGGGGCCCCTCCGACTGGATCGCCGACATCCCGAACGTCGAACTGGCCGGCCTCGGTCACGGCGCCGACCCGACATCCGCCGCGTTCGGCGCCCGCCGGGTGCCCGCCGCCGATGTGGAGGGCCACACCGGGTACTTCGCACCCGGCACCCGCTCCCTGGCGGCGTTCGCCGCGATCGCGACGGGGGACGTCCGATGA
- a CDS encoding acyltransferase family protein: MSALTALRATAARIERQTPAHRDRAVDGLRALALLAVPTGHWLLGGFTLDSAGGLHNASPLSAFGALAPASWVLQMLGIFFLVGGYACVLSFHRRTGSTGAWLRGRIARLGRPVLGVTAVWALAAPVLYALGVPEATLRTGATLVIQPLWFVGVYVAVTALTPYCVRASHRLGGWAAVPLLASVAVVDALRYGPLAGSVPGWLSLLNIVPGWLFAYQLGVDWGEGRIGRRGAWALLVGGVALFATLLTVFHYPASMVGVPGAARTNSHPPSLLVPALAAAQSGAAMLVRDRLARLLSRPALWAPVVVVNLCAMTILCWHQSAMLAAAVPGSFVGELAGLTTSPDSPGWIAARLAWMPVFAALLVGIARYARRFEEPWTRATAVRRALAGVLAAGFAVFALGLA; this comes from the coding sequence ATGAGCGCCCTGACCGCGCTGCGGGCCACGGCCGCCCGGATCGAGCGGCAGACCCCCGCCCACCGGGACCGCGCCGTCGACGGGCTGCGCGCCCTCGCGCTGCTGGCCGTGCCGACCGGGCACTGGCTGCTCGGGGGCTTCACCCTCGACTCCGCGGGCGGCCTGCACAACGCGAGCCCGCTGTCGGCCTTCGGCGCCCTGGCGCCGGCGAGCTGGGTGCTCCAGATGCTGGGCATCTTCTTCCTGGTCGGCGGCTACGCCTGCGTGCTGTCCTTCCACCGCCGCACGGGTTCGACCGGCGCCTGGCTGCGGGGCCGGATCGCCCGCCTCGGACGGCCGGTGCTCGGGGTGACGGCGGTGTGGGCGCTGGCGGCGCCGGTGCTGTACGCGCTGGGCGTGCCCGAAGCGACGCTGCGGACCGGGGCGACGCTGGTGATCCAGCCGCTGTGGTTCGTCGGGGTGTACGTGGCGGTCACCGCGCTGACACCGTACTGCGTGCGCGCGTCGCACCGGCTCGGCGGGTGGGCGGCGGTCCCGCTGCTGGCCTCCGTCGCCGTCGTGGACGCCCTGCGCTACGGGCCGCTCGCCGGTTCCGTGCCGGGCTGGCTGTCGCTGCTGAACATCGTGCCGGGCTGGCTGTTCGCGTACCAGCTGGGCGTGGACTGGGGCGAGGGCCGGATCGGACGCCGAGGGGCGTGGGCGCTGCTGGTGGGCGGGGTCGCGCTGTTCGCGACGCTGCTGACGGTGTTCCACTACCCGGCGTCGATGGTCGGGGTGCCGGGGGCGGCGCGGACCAACTCGCACCCGCCGTCGCTGCTGGTGCCGGCGCTGGCCGCGGCCCAGTCGGGTGCGGCGATGCTGGTGCGCGACCGGCTGGCGAGGCTGCTGTCGCGGCCCGCGCTGTGGGCGCCCGTCGTGGTGGTCAACCTGTGCGCGATGACGATCCTGTGCTGGCACCAGAGCGCCATGCTGGCCGCCGCCGTCCCCGGCTCGTTCGTCGGGGAGCTGGCGGGTCTGACCACCTCCCCCGACAGCCCCGGGTGGATCGCGGCCCGGCTGGCCTGGATGCCGGTGTTCGCGGCGCTGCTGGTGGGCATCGCCCGCTACGCCCGCCGCTTCGAGGAGCCGTGGACCCGGGCGACGGCGGTCCGCAGGGCCCTGGCGGGCGTACTGGCGGCGGGGTTCGCGGTGTTCGCCCTGGGCCTGGCGTGA
- a CDS encoding DUF350 domain-containing protein, with amino-acid sequence MSDILDGLGRTSAFGALGLVLLILGIVLVDVLTPGKLPQQIWEERNRNAAVMLSSALLGVGGIVFTSIWTTYEDFGKGLASTAAFGVLGLVLMAVAFLVLDLVTPGKLGAIVVDPEPHPAVWVTASCNLAVAAIVAASIA; translated from the coding sequence ATGAGCGACATCCTCGACGGACTCGGCCGCACCAGCGCCTTCGGCGCCCTCGGCCTGGTGCTGCTGATCCTCGGCATCGTCCTGGTGGACGTACTGACGCCGGGGAAGCTCCCGCAGCAGATCTGGGAGGAGCGCAACCGCAACGCCGCGGTGATGCTCAGCTCCGCGCTGCTCGGCGTCGGAGGCATCGTCTTCACCTCGATCTGGACGACGTACGAGGACTTCGGCAAGGGCCTGGCGTCCACCGCGGCGTTCGGCGTGCTCGGCCTGGTGCTGATGGCGGTGGCCTTCCTGGTACTGGACCTGGTGACCCCCGGCAAGCTCGGCGCGATCGTGGTCGACCCGGAGCCCCACCCGGCGGTCTGGGTCACGGCCTCCTGCAACCTGGCCGTCGCCGCGATCGTCGCCGCCTCCATCGCCTGA
- a CDS encoding GNAT family N-acetyltransferase: MEQLRAARPDEARTLTALVLRSKAHWGYDARFLAACAPQLALRPHEVTARRVVVAEDGHGAVVGLASLEPEGDGERARLGLLFVEPAVIGRGVGRLLYRDVLRRALALGVRRLLIDADPHAAGFYRAMGAVASSGAPQGLVRFEVAPVPLAGWARAWTGGGRAVHVGNVAEFNAQFADASLDREQSAAHHYAALAAFYSPEPAALVLPRPVPAHWPALVGRQLGWGEVEVFDGLAESGPGLSWAVRARPALVERLTAAGLPLVPWGLTEPFGRLSGRPWRPRELRYESKAASHALFAEILAGGGHPAIRLPAQWRAPTRRAAARTVARRAAAGEASVVKSEHGVGGSGVTVVTPQRLRTPGGARVLRRRLPRGPLLVEEYVPGPAAGEPGGGLRDLTYDGFVDGAGHVHEAGAAVMDVTDGGYRGATVGPGVVPAEAEGPLLAFGAAVGRELAQAGYRGWFDVDFVTDGAGRLAPTETNLRLTGPALAFMVAARLDALRGAGHFVRIADRVELGARLPDGQLEELCGELARACSRLGAVFVPAIPTAAFEPAPWLGVLVAAHGKEALDAAGALVRERALAVGRPFTRGRSPQSSPKGEAGFRVR, from the coding sequence GTGGAACAGCTCAGGGCCGCACGGCCCGATGAGGCGCGGACACTGACCGCGCTCGTCCTGCGGTCCAAGGCCCACTGGGGGTACGACGCGCGGTTCCTGGCGGCCTGCGCACCGCAGTTGGCACTCCGGCCGCACGAGGTGACGGCCCGGCGGGTGGTGGTCGCCGAGGACGGGCACGGCGCCGTCGTGGGCCTCGCCTCCCTTGAGCCCGAGGGCGACGGGGAACGGGCACGGCTGGGGCTGCTGTTCGTGGAACCGGCGGTCATCGGCCGCGGTGTGGGGCGGCTGTTGTACCGGGACGTGCTGCGCCGGGCGCTCGCGCTGGGCGTCCGCCGGCTGCTGATCGACGCCGATCCGCATGCGGCGGGGTTCTACCGGGCGATGGGCGCGGTTGCTTCGTCGGGCGCCCCGCAGGGCCTGGTGCGGTTCGAGGTGGCTCCGGTCCCCCTCGCCGGGTGGGCGCGGGCGTGGACGGGCGGGGGCCGCGCGGTGCACGTGGGCAACGTGGCCGAGTTCAACGCGCAGTTCGCCGACGCCTCCCTGGACCGGGAGCAGTCGGCCGCGCACCACTACGCCGCGCTGGCCGCGTTCTACAGTCCCGAACCGGCGGCCCTGGTGCTGCCGCGGCCGGTGCCGGCGCACTGGCCGGCGCTGGTGGGGCGGCAGTTGGGCTGGGGCGAGGTGGAGGTGTTCGACGGCCTGGCGGAGTCGGGCCCGGGCCTGTCGTGGGCGGTACGGGCCCGGCCGGCGCTCGTGGAACGGCTGACGGCGGCCGGGCTGCCCCTCGTACCGTGGGGGCTGACGGAGCCCTTCGGGCGGCTGTCGGGCCGGCCGTGGCGGCCGCGGGAGCTGCGCTACGAGTCGAAGGCGGCCTCGCACGCCCTGTTCGCCGAGATCCTGGCGGGCGGCGGGCATCCCGCGATCAGGCTGCCCGCGCAGTGGCGGGCCCCGACCCGGCGGGCGGCGGCGCGGACGGTGGCGCGGCGGGCCGCCGCCGGGGAGGCCTCGGTGGTCAAGTCGGAGCACGGCGTGGGTGGTTCCGGGGTCACGGTCGTCACACCGCAGCGGCTGCGGACGCCCGGCGGGGCGCGGGTGCTGCGGCGGCGGCTGCCGCGCGGCCCGCTGCTCGTGGAGGAGTACGTGCCCGGTCCCGCCGCGGGGGAACCGGGCGGCGGCCTGCGGGACCTCACCTACGACGGGTTCGTGGACGGCGCGGGCCACGTCCACGAGGCCGGGGCGGCGGTCATGGACGTGACCGACGGCGGCTACCGGGGGGCGACGGTCGGGCCCGGGGTGGTGCCCGCCGAGGCGGAGGGGCCACTGCTGGCCTTCGGCGCGGCCGTGGGCCGGGAGCTGGCGCAGGCGGGCTACCGGGGCTGGTTCGACGTGGACTTCGTCACGGACGGGGCGGGCCGCCTGGCGCCGACCGAGACGAACCTGCGCCTGACCGGCCCGGCGCTCGCCTTCATGGTGGCGGCCCGGCTGGACGCGCTGCGGGGCGCGGGGCACTTCGTACGGATCGCGGACCGGGTGGAACTGGGGGCGCGGCTGCCGGACGGGCAGCTCGAGGAGCTGTGCGGGGAGCTGGCGCGGGCCTGCTCGCGGCTCGGGGCGGTGTTCGTCCCGGCGATCCCGACCGCGGCGTTCGAGCCGGCGCCCTGGCTGGGCGTACTGGTGGCCGCGCACGGCAAGGAGGCGCTGGACGCGGCCGGGGCACTGGTGCGGGAGCGGGCGCTCGCGGTCGGACGGCCGTTCACCCGTGGGCGGTCGCCTCAGTCGTCTCCGAAGGGGGAGGCCGGTTTCCGCGTGAGGTAG